In Phyllopteryx taeniolatus isolate TA_2022b chromosome 8, UOR_Ptae_1.2, whole genome shotgun sequence, one genomic interval encodes:
- the numa1 gene encoding nuclear mitotic apparatus protein 1 isoform X1 — MSLNMGVKALLKWVNSITLGYREIDVEDLQDGELLLRVVYKMKKEPNPPFIKSTEERFKLIAEFVEKDCRFSPTIGTLLSWDNIRNGINLTVEIAKVLLLLVYYDMMNERCTLKALECEVEREIANLTGSFVIESVGGVYLNNGLDAYLSKRYLPVPLEILERTVSTSNASTVSSLSDGDSPVFPRTPKITFLDMHTVASSSVSKSPLQDIMNTPKFQLRKLQRQMVKERDHMDRLEKELASKISLIAQRESHINQLQYCLDKMKGEQSDQEQTTREQINELQSKNNSLQLRLSEILKENKDCKSNFSLMERKVDELEEENGVLSSQIRAAHAQLSIFQAEVGRLTENHLSGQEESRTKMDYLHSELNQATAQKELLTEQIQILQGRISCLEDDIRAATKEDVGENLGPIIERDALELEIGCLKNELDSTFGCLKKAEANVEAKTLQLSAYEEEITQQKELLEQQNLHIEDIVQTKDRISKELQKEISEQRAALQKEIDYLKLQLEQAKQQNAAQISELQKHIAALQQELDNLKEMSREKEYHLNQAKENVKDLETKFHDLTSILVDKNNQINILKEEVEVFTMETMKNKNEIEIKDQLLAQLRLQDSNQQDILQNRIQTLTLEVENLSSSVQRAEQEVQLKHDLLAKTQQENIEQRAVLQQQIITSEMEACRLSTEMEARNEQLVILQKDSSKQSEILQEQINLLKSQVECLNTSLTNAEEHVQSLQALLAKQEQESVCQKDLLQQQLTVSEESVRTMKEEIQTKEEHITLLNKQSSENSKQFHKDIQSLEGQVESLTLSLKNAEENLQSKESLFANQHSQSTRHIETLQTQIVSSQEEVSRLISKLHSKEEQLESMKDSIHIAKNQVKAKEDFIVNLEKENTFHMDMLKKHNMDLVEEAAQFKEEIRTKEDQLDLFKVESGKLSEVLKNEIESLKSQIQSVTVSLQSTEEQVQTKVNQLANNEMEISKEREKYQSLMESSSEEVTMLRERIQAQEEQLATLREEGSSQSDMLYKEISQLKNQLAVVNNLLSEAEQRVQAQLAMMTTQEQESAHQKELLQHQLSVTEAEVRKMNEEIEVRDERVMQLNATNSEESDLLCQEIQHLKKQVESLDSSRRKAEEDVQFKNDLLVQQQKEADRNLQENNQKEELLQKRISSFEEEILKLRECQDEKQKLLIRAEEKLEMLQTELVAVKTQAADKDNSLQVLRAEVSSHNDLAQKANEEAQVSAKMLVEQQDENAKQTNALKMDIQVLQGQLEVISLQLMDKEQQMLKTQQESAQLIEKLQLQVVSLNADLQQHENTQIESFKHWEGQQDHQKAITIENETLVQEKEVLLAKILQAEKDQKALENQVNVLVLEKMRLVQTKQATERENLASLRLEQVLKQELELSKLEKDRLLKEMETNEESERHKKELQEQLAVKTEAVEHYKAQMEKAVSHYNDKKQLLHESQEEVAEFKHCLEVREREAKATGMELKLLQLELEKAQSKEKNMLSKLTRLETQVAFADLNLRAHNRITGHEADVSESCYLEVPASHSNVHNKAKPKRTMSSDSLDQSSLEDSLNNTRKLPATKDSSTPLVRSSERLAAKRSGLRTESLETLYFTPINTRHINRTSTENKIEVDSAFINPSSSIKRRRTTQVINITMTKKTPGANEGDETFYSLAPARSHPNLSSAHSARPVSMELFETPTKMTGAANDQLSCLPGYRRSTLHSQTPNTFCVGAENEPDGAPDDWMRIAELQARNKACLPHLKSSYPVEFEAGCKSTFIFTDEEVRTGDPTETIRRASVMPGQLQDSVASHRHSLAAGQLSTAGGTRSQRLSLMAGHAPSKSVSSSHVRSPKCTKRSGSTLSVPQTSPEKKLKASCFPRPLTPKNKNINSGPVSSQLHPSLSPADRRQSMMFTIDNTPKNNTSSYLKKGLNKLRSSTRKSPGKTSKRSPANAVRKENKSAETSRVAVGRAGRVGGFKSPRVVSKENRKSPQTAGKAAKSPRLTASARKCVSISEANPLGRMTRLMTNK; from the exons ATGAGTCTTAATATGGGCGTCAAGGCTCTACTTAAATGG GTCAATAGTATTACATTGGGCTACCGAGAAATTGACGTTGAAGACTTGCAAGATGGGGAGCTGCTGCTTCGTGTTGTTTATAAGAT GAAAAAGGAACCAAACCCTCCTTTCATCAAATCAACTGAGGAACGGTTTAAACTCATTGCAGAATTTGTGGAGA AGGATTGCAGATTTAGTCCAACCATAGGTACACTGTTATCCTGGGACAACATAAGAAATGGAATCAACCTGACTGTGGAAATTGCAAAG GTCCTTCTGTTGCTGGTTTACTATGACATGATGAATGAACGGTGCACCCTTAAAGCCTTGGAATGTGAGGTGGAG AGGGAGATTGCAAATCTGACTGGTTCTTTTGTGATTGAGAGTGTTGGTGGTGTTTATCTGAACAATGGCCTTGATGCCTACTTGTCAAAGCGAT ATTTGCCCGTGCCTCTTGAAATACTCGAGCGAACGGTAAGCACCTCCAATGCGTCGACCGTCTCTTCACTCTCAGATGGAGACTCCCCTGTGTTCCCTCGCACAccgaaaatcacatttttggacATGCATACTGTGGCGTCATCTTCCGTCAG CAAATCTCCTCTTCAGGATATAATGAACACCCCCAAATTCCAGTTGAGAAAGCTTCAGCGGCAGATGGTCAAAGAGCGAGATCATATGGATCGGCTGGAGAAGGAGCTCGCCAGCAAGATTAGCCTCATTGCACAAAGAG AATCTCATATTAACCAGTTGCAATATTGTCTGGACAAGATGAAAGGGGAGCAGAGCGATCAAGAGCAGACTACCAGGGAACAAATCAATGAACTGCAGTCCAAGAATAACTC GTTACAACTGCGACTAAGTGAGAttctaaaagaaaataaagactgTAAAAGTAACTTTTCACTGATGGAGCGAAAAGTGGATGAACTTGAAGAGGAGAATGGTGTCCTCTCTTCACAG ATACGTGCAGCACATGCACAGCTGTCCATATTTCAAGCTGAGGTTGGCAGGCTGACAGAAAACCATTTGTCTGGTCAAGAGGAGTCGAGAACAAAAATGGACTACCTACACTCTGAACTCAATCAAGCCACTGCACAAAAG GAGCTCCTGACTGAACAAATTCAGATCCTGCAAGGAAGGATTTCATGTTTAGAAGATGACATTAGAGCAGCCACAAAGGAAGATGTAGGAGAAAACCTGGGCCCTATAATTGAG AGAGACGCGCTGGAGCTTGAAATTGGCTGCTTAAAAAACGAGCTGGACAGCACATTTGGCTGCTTGAAGAAGGCTGAGGCCAATGTGGAGGCCAAAACACTGCAGCTTTCAGCTTATGAGGAGGAAATCACCCAACAAAAGGAACTCCTGGAGCAACAAAACTTGCACATTGAAGATATTGTTCAAACCAAGGATCGGATTTCGAAAGAGCTGCAAAAAGAAATCTCTGAGCAGAGAGCAGCCCTTCAGAAAGAGATTGACTATCTTAAACTTCAACTTGAGCAAGCAAAGCAACAGAATGCTGCGCAGATCAGTGAACTACAGAAACATATTGCTGCTTTACAGCAAGAATTGGACAACCTTAAAGAAATGAGTAGAGAAAAGGAATACCACCTCAATCAGGCCAAAGAAAACGTGAAAGATCTTGAAACAAAGTTTCATGATCTAACATCCATTTTGGtggataaaaataatcaaattaacaTTCTCAAAGAAGAAGTTGAAGTTTTTACAATGGAaactatgaaaaacaaaaatgaaattgaaatcaAAGACCAACTGCTGGCCCAATTACGTCTGCAGGATTCTAATCAGCAAGACATTCTCCAGAATCGAATCCAGACTTTGACACTTGAAGTTGAAAACCTTAGCTCGTCCGTTCAACGTGCTGAACAGGAAGTTCAATTGAAGCATGATTTATTGGCTAAAACCCAACAAGAGAATATCGAGCAGAGGGCTGTGCTCCAGCAACAGATTATAACCAGTGAGATggaagcttgcaggctcagcacaGAAATGGAGGCCAGAAATGAGCAGCTTGTCATCTTGCAGAAGGACAGTTCCAAGCAGTCGGAAATCCTTCAAGAACAGATTAACCTTCTAAAAAGTCAAGTTGAATGTCTGAATACCTCTTTGACCAATGCTGAGGAGCATGTTCAATCTCTGCAGGCTCTACTAGCAAAGCAGGAGCAGGAAAGTGTTTGTCAAAAAGACCTTTTGCAGCAGCAACTGACTGTTTCTGAAGAGAGTGTAAGGACCATGAAGGAGGAGATTCAGACTAAGGAGGAGCATATCACTTTATTAAACAAGCAGTCCTCAGAGAATTCTAAACAGTTTCATAAGGACATCCAAAGTTTGGAGGGACAGGTGGAGAGCCTTACTTTATCCTTGAAGAATGCTGAGGAGAATCTGCAATCCAAGGAAAGTCTGTTTGCTAACCAGCACTCACAGAGTACTCGGCACATAGAGACACTGCAGACCCAGATAGTTTCTTCTCAAGAAGAGGTTAGCagactgatttcaaaactacatTCTAAGGAGGAACAACTGGAGAGTATGAAAGATTCTATCCATATTGCAAAGAACCAAGTGAAGGCCAAAGAAGATTTCATTGTCAATCTAGAGAAAGAGAACACTTTTCACATGGATATGCTCAAAAAGCACAACATGGACCTGGTAGAGGAGGCCGCACAATTCAAGGAGGAAATCCGAACCAAAGAAGACCAGTTAGACTTGTTTAAGGTAGAGAGCGGCAAGCTATCTGAGGTGCTGAAGAATGAGATTGAGAGTCTCAAGAGCCAAATACAAAGCGTCACTGTATCACTTCAAAGTACAGAAGAGCAAGTCCAAACAAAAGTTAACCAGCTGGCAAACAATGAAATGGAGATTTCAAAGGAAAGAGAAAAGTATCAAAGCCTGATGGAATCCTCTTCAGAGGAGGTGACCATGCTGAGGGAGCGCATACAGGCTCAAGAGGAACAGCTTGCCACACTGAGAGAAGAAGGCTCTTCACAGTCAGATATGCTATACAAGGAGATCAGCCAGCTCAAAAACCAGTTGGCAGTGGTGAATAATTTGCTCTCCGAAGCTGAGCAGAGGGTTCAAGCCCAGTTGGCTATGATGACCACACAGGAGCAGGAAAGTGCACACCAGAAAGAACTTCTACAACATCAGCTGTCTGTTACAGAGGCTGAagtgaggaaaatgaatgagGAGATCGAAGTTAGAGACGAACGTGTCATGCAACTGAATGCCACCAACTCTGAAGAGTCAGACTTGCTTTGCCAAGAAATCCAACATTTAAAGAAACAAGTAGAGTCTCTTGACTCCTCTCGAAGGAAGGCTGAGGAGGATGTTCAGTTTAAGAATGATCTGTTAGTTCAACAGCAGAAAGAAGCAGACCGGAACCTTCAGGAGAATAACCAAAAGGAAGAGCTTCTACAGAAACGGATTTCGTCTTTTGAAGAGGAGATTCTGAAGCTCAGAGAATGTCAAGATGAGAAGCAGAAACTCCTCATCAGGGCTGAAGAGAAACTTGAAATGCTCCAAACTGAGTTGGTTGCTGTCAAAACCCAAGCAGCTGATAAAGACAACAGCCTCCAGGTCCTCAGGGCTGAGGTTTCCAGCCATAATGATTTGGCTCAAAAGGCAAATGAGGAGGCTCAAGTCAGTGCTAAAATGCTGGTTGAGCAACAGGATGAGAAcgccaaacaaacaaatgcacttAAGATGGATATTCAGGTACTTCAAGGACAGTTGGAAGTAATTTCTCTGCAACTTATGGACAAAGAACAGCAAATGCTTAAAACCCAACAAGAGTCTGCTCAGCTTATAGAGAAACTTCAGCTGCAGGTTGTCTCACTCAATGCAGATTTGCAACAACACGAAAATACACAAATTGAATCCTTCAAACATTGGGAAGGACAGCAGGATCATCAGAAGGCTATTACCATTGAAAATGAGACCCTTGTTCAGGAAAAGGAAGTCCTGCTGGCCAAGATACTACAAGCGGAAAAGGACCAGAAGGCGCTGGAGAACCAAGTGAATGTGCTGGTTCTGGAGAAGATGAGACTTGTTCAGACCAAGCAggccacagagagagagaacctGGCCTCACTTAGGCTAGAACAAGTGCTCAAGCAAGAGCTTGAATTATCGAAGCTGGAAAAAGATAGGCTCTTGAaagaaatggaaacaaatgaGGAGAGTGAGAGGCATAAGAAAGAGCTGCAGGAGCAGCTGGCAGTTAAAACGGAGGCTGTGGAACACTACAAAGCTCAG ATGGAAAAGGCAGTGAGTCACTACAATGACAAGAAGCAGCTTCTCCATGAAAGCCAAGAAGAGGTGGCTGAGTTTAAGCACTGCCTGGAAGTGAGAGAGCGGGAGGCGAAAGCCACTGGGATGGAGCTCAAACTGCTTCAACTTGAATTGGAAAAGGCTCAAagcaaggaaaaaaacatgttgagcAAGCTGACCCGTTTGGAGACACAG GTGGCCTTTGCTGACCTAAACCTGCGGGCACACAACCGAATCACTGGCCATGAAGCAGACGTGTCTGAGTCATGTTACTTGGAGGTTCCGGCATCACACTCAAATGTTCACAATAAAGCGAAGCCCAAGAGAACCATGAGCTCGGACAGTCTGGACCAAAGCTCCCTTGAAGACTCGCTGAACAACACAAG GAAGCTACCGGCAACTAAGGACTCAAGCACTCCGCTTGTTCGTAGTTCGGAGAGGCTGGCAGCCAAACGTTCTGGTCTGAGGACTGAGTCACTGGAAACACTGTACTTTACACcaataaatacaagacacatcaACAG AACCAgcacagaaaacaaaatagaaGTGGATAGCGCCTTCATAAATCCATCATCATCTATCAAAAGACGAAGGACCACACAGGTTATAAACATAACCATGACAAAG AAAACTCCAGGTGCCAATGAAGGTGATGAGACATTCTACAGcctggctccagcacgctcgcacCCCAACCTCTCCAGTGCCCATAGCGCACGTCCTGTGTCCATGGAGCTTTTTGAAACGCCCACTAAAATGACCGGCGCTGCCAACGACCAGCTCAGCTGTCTTCCGGGGTATAGGCGGAGTACGCTCCATTCGCAGA CTCCGAATACGTTCTGCGTCGGGGCAGAGAACGAACCAGATGGTGCGCCCGATGACTGGATGAGGATTGCTGAGCTCCAGGCTAGGAACAAAGCATGCCTTCCTCATCTCAAGAGCAGTTATCCTGTAGAGTTTGAG GCTGGTTGCAAGAGCacgttcattttcactgatgaaGAAGTCCGTACAGGTGATCCAACGGAGACCATTCGCCGGGCATCTGTCATGCCAGGCCAGCTGCAGGACTCTGTCGCTTCCCATCGCCACTCCCTGGCGGCGGGACAGTTGAGTACCGCAGGCGGCACCCGTTCTCAGCGTCTGTCCTTGATGGCAGGCCACGCGCCGTCTAAATCGGTCAGCTCCTCTCACGTGAGAAGCCCGAAATGCACAAAGCGGTCCGGGTCGACGTTGTCTGTTCCACAAACGTCACCTGAG AAAAAATTGAAGGCCAGCTGCTTCCCCCGCCCCCTCACTCCGAAAAACAAGAACATCAACAGCGGACCCGTCAGCTCTCAACTTCACCCTTCCCTCAGTCCA GCTGACCGCAGGCAGTCCATGATGTTCACCATCGACAACACCCCTAAGAACAACACCAGCAGTTATCTGAAAAAAGGCCTCAATAAGCTCCGTAGCTCCACACGGAAGTCACCGGGCAAAACCTCCAAGAGGTCTCCTGCAAATGCCGTGCGCAAAGAAAACAAGTCGGCAGAAACATCCCGCGTTGCGGTGGGTCGAGCGGGCAGGGTTGGCGGCTTCAAGTCACCTCGAGTGGTCTCTAAAGAGAACAGGAAGTCCCCTCAAACTGCAGGAAAGGCTGCAAAGTCTCCACGGTTGACTGCAAGCGCTCGCAAG TGTGTATCTATCAGTGAAGCAAATCCTCTTGGAAGAATGACAAGGTTAATGACCAATAAGTGA